GACAGATGAAGATTCTTTTAATTTATTAATAAGCATGGAAATTTCATCAATCATACTGTTAAATCCATTTGCAAGTTGCCCGAATTCATCTTTAGATTTATTACTTATTTTTGATGTTAAATCTCCAGATGCAGCCTTTTTAAAGGCATTTCTCAAAACAATTATATTATTGCTTATCCATTTACTTAATAAGAGTGCGATAATAATGGAAACCATGCCTGCTATAACTCCAAAAATGATTATTGCATTTCTAATTATATCTATATCATTTTTAAGCTCATCCTGCTGTATTGCCCCAAGTATTTTCCATCCACTTGCTTTGTTCGTTACAAAAACATTATATTTTTTTTGTCCATTATAAATATAATCATTAAATCCTTTATCGTTAGCACTTACATTTTTCCAATAACTCATTTTTCTGGCATCATCTTTATTGATTTTGGTTTTATCTGGATGAGTAAGAATAATTCCTTCTTTATCTACAATAAATACATAGCCTTCTTTACCAAGTTTTATATTAGAAAGCTGTTCAGCTAATTTATCCATATCCATATCTATATCCATTGCAATAACTCCAACTATTTCTCCATTGTATTCGACAGTTTTTGCAATAGTTACAATAGACATATTAGTTTCAGCATCCTTATAAAAGTTAGTTACCACAATATTACCTTTATTTTTCACAGCTTCTTTATACCAAGGTCTTACTGTGGGATCATATTCTTTTCCTAATTCCTGATAGGGCCATTCATACATACGTTTAGTACTGGTACCATAATAAACAAATCTATTATCGTTATTATTTTCTTCGAAATCCTTAAGTAAACTATTTAGGAAAGGTTCATTTCCTGGATTTATATGCAGTTCTGTAAGATCCACATTGACAGATAGTATATCTAATTCTTCTTTAAATTTATCAAAGTATTTATCCATACCTCTATTTACCTCTGAAATAGTTTGTTCTGTAGTTACTTGAAATCTCTTTTCCATTATATTTTGGGCCTTTTGATATGAGATTAAGCCAAGAAGTGTAATTGGTATTACAGTTAAAGCTATAAGTATAAGAGTAAGCTTCATACCTATGGCGGATTTTAAGATACTCCCTTTATTATCCATATTTTCCCTCCTCAAAGTAAATTAGATATTGTCAAAAATTTTAATATAATTTGTGACGTAATCAGTTCTGTAGGTAGTTTTACATAAGGTTTTAAATTTAAGATCATCATATCAAAAAAAGATATTTATCAAAGACGAATTTTCGTTAACTTTCAGTTAAAAGTTCAGCTTAAAAAATTAAATTTAAACTAACTTTCATAAAAATATTAAAAGGCCGTAAAAATTTACAGCCTTTTATATCATAAAATTATTTCTTTTAAGGTCTTTACCACATAGGGTATATCTTCTTTACTTACCCAGTAATTGGTTACAAATCTCATTTTCCCATTTTCTTCAGGATTTATTTTAATTCCTTTTTTATAGAATTCCTCCACCAACTTATTACTATCATATCCTGTTTCAGACATATCAAAAAAAACCATATTTATATGTATATCTTCTAAATTAACCTTAATACCTGGTATCTTTGAGAGTTCTTTTCCTAAGAATAATGCATTTTCATAATCTTCCCTTAATCTCCCAGACATATGCTTTAATGCTACAATACCAGCTGCAGCTAAAAATCCTGCTTGTCTCATTCCTCCACCCATAAGCTTTCTTCCTTTTCTAGCTCTTTGAATAAAATATTTGGAGCCTGCTAGTATAGAGCCCACTGGAGCACATAATCCTTTAGATAGACAGAACATAACTGAATCACAATATTTAGTTATATCCTTTACATCTACTTCTAAATATGCTGCTGCATTAAATATTCTGGCACCGTCAAGATGTACTGGTAAATTATATTTTTTTGCTTCATTAAAAACTTCATTCATATTTTTTAGTGAAAGTACTCTTCCATCAGAATAGGCATTTTCCATACATATAAGGCTTGTCTCAGGATAATGTATATCTTCTTTACATCGTATTGCGTCTCTTACTTCATAAATATCCATTTCACCGCCTTTAGTCTTCAACGTTCTAAGCTGCACTCCTGCTATAACAGCTGGAGCACCCACTTCATGAACCACAATATGACTATCCTCTCCAAGTATTACTTCTGTTCCTCTCCTGCAATGAGTAAACAACGCCAGTTGATTTCCAAAGGTACCACTTGGTACAAATAATGCTGCCTCTTTCCCCATAAGTTTTGCCGCATATTTTTCCAATTCCACTACAGTAGGATCATCTCCATATACGTCATCTCCCACTTCTGCCTTATACATAGCATCTCTCATGGCTTGAGTGGGCTCTGTTGCTGTATCACTCCTAAGTTCTATAAACCACATAAACATACCTCCATATTTAATTATGTATTTACTAAAGTTATCAAGTAATTCTTAGGTTCCGGTAGAGCTCACTATAAAGAAATTCTTATCTCCATTGAACCTTTTATTTAAATATAATAATACACCATAAACCATCATATCATAGATTATCTGTTAATATATTACTGGTTTAAGTTGAAATTATACAAAAATAAATATAAATTAAACTTCCAGACAGAAAAACTGTCTTGGAAGTCTAATTTTATAAATATTGTAATTTACTCTCTTATCTGTCCTTCTCCATATACTATATATTTTATAGTAGTTAATTCATTTAATCCCATAGGTCCTCTGGCATGAAGCTTTTGAGTGCTTATTCCTATTTCTGCACCAAAGCCAAATTCTTCACCATCTGTAAATCTGGTAGATGCATTTACATATACTGCAGCTGCATCAACTTCCCTTAAGAATCTTTGAGATGAAGTATAATCATTAGTTACTATAGCTTCTGAATGTTTTGTTCCATATTTATAAATATGATCCAAGGCTTCATCCACGGAACTAACTATCTTCACAGCTAATATTAAATCTAAAAATTCCTGTGCATAATCTTCTGCAGTAGCGAGCCTCATATCTGGAATAAGTTTTCTAGTTTTTAAACATCCTCTTATTTCTACCCCCATCTTATTCAAAGTTTTAGCTATATGAGGTATAAACTCTGCTGCCACAGCTTCATGTACAAGCAACGTTTCCATAGCATTACAAACTCCAGGTCTCTGTGTTTTTGCATTTATCACTATATTTTCCGCCATAGTTAAATCTGCACTGCTATCTACATAAACATGACAATTTCCTATTCCCGTTTCAATTACAGGTACAGTAGAGTTCTCTACAACAGACTTTATAAGTCCACTTCCCCCTCTTGGTATTAAAACATCTACATATTCGTTTAATTTCATCAATACTTCTACTGCTTTTCTTTCAGTTATATTAATAAATTCTATGGTTCCTGCTGGAAGTCCCGCTTCAATGGCTCCCTTATTTATTGCATTATATATGGCTAAATTAGAATTAATAGCTTCTTTTCCTCCTTTTAATATAACTGAATTACCGCTTTTAACACATAGTGCTGCTGCATCCACTGTAACATTTGGTCTAGCCTCGTAAATTATGCCTATAGTTCCAAGAGGTACTCGCACTCTTCCAATATTTAATCCATTGGATTTTTTCCACATTCTTGTAACCTCACCTATAGGATCAGGGAGAGAAGCAACTTTCATAAGTCCTGAAGCCATAGATTCTATCCTATCTTCATTTAAGGTAAGTCTATCTATGAAGGCATCATTTTTCCCACTGCTTTTAGCATCTTCTAAATCCAACATATTAGCCTTTAAAATATCATCTTTATTTTTATTAAGTTCTTCTGCCATTTTTATAAGAGCCGCATTTTTTATATCTGTACTCATATTTGATAGTGTTCTTGCTGCCCTGTTAGCATTTTTAGCTTTTTCTAAAATACAATCATATATATCCATTCATTTTTTAGTAGAAACAACAGGTTTCTACTAGACCTCCTTTCCTTTTCCATATATCATTTACTTGCAGCAAATAAAGTTCCTACCTTTTTGCAAGATACTATGTCCTTTATAATATTATCCTTAGCCCCATTTGCTATAACCATAGATACACCTGAAGATAAAGCTATCTTTGCAGCTTTAATTTTTGTACACATACCGCCAGTTCCAAGGTCCCCCCTAGAATCACTACCGCAGCTTTCAATATCCTCTGTAATAGTATCCACATAACTTATCATATTAGCATTTTTATCTATTCTAGGATCAGAACTATAAAGTCCATCAATATCTGAAAGCAGTATAAGTAAATCTGCTCCTATAGTTTTTGCAATTAAAGCAGATAATGTATCATTATCTCCAAATTTTATTTCTTCTACTGCCACTGCATCATTTTCATTTATGATAGGTATTACTCCCCTCCTTAAAAGCTCATTAAAAGTATTTTGAGCATGAATACACTTATCTCTATCCTCTAGATCATTTTTAGTAAGAAGGAGCTGGGCAATTATTTTTTCATATATTGCAAATTCCTTTTCATATATTCTAAGAAGTATTCCCTGACCAATAGCTGCAGCAGCCTGCTTCTCACAAATATTTTTAGGTTTTCTTTCAAGACCCATTTTTAAAACTCCCACTCCAATAGCCCCAGAAGTCACTAAAACCATATTTTTTCCCTGATTTTGCAAATAACATATTTCCTCTACAATATTCTTTATTCTGTGAAAATCTACAACTCCATCTTCATTTATAAGTGTAGATGTGCCTACCTTTATTACAATTTTTTTTGCATTTAATAAACGCTTTTCTCTATTATCTATCTTTTCCTCTATGCTCATTTTGAATCTCCTATAAACATTATAACTTTTATATATGATTTTTTAAAATTATTTATTACTTTCTTCCTTTTTTCCGACTTCCTCCATGCGAACTTTTCCTGCTTCAATAGCATTCATAATAGTTCCTCTAAAAGCACCCTGTTCCAATGCCCTTACCCCTGCAATAGTGGAACCTCCAGGAGAACACACCTTATCCTTTAATTTACCTGGATGTTCCCCTGTATCTAATATCATCTTAGCTCCTCCCATAACTGTCTGTGCTGCTAAAGTTTGAGCCATTTCACGTGGAAGTCCAAGTTCTACCCCCCCATCTGCCATAGCTTCAATCATCATATATACATAAGCAGGTCCACATCCACTTATAGCTGTTATGGAATCAATATACTTCTCCTCTACTAAATAGCTTACCCCCAAAGCTTCAAACATACCATGTACCAATTTGGCATGTTCTTTGGACGCATTTTTTCCTGGTGCTACTCCTGAAGCACCTATATTAACTAACATGGGAGTGTTTGGCATAACTCTAACCACTGGTATTTCAGGTAAATACTTTTCTATAAATGAAGTATTTATACCTCCTATAATTGAAATTACCGTATGTTTTTCTTTATCCCAATTACAACTCTTTATACATTCCACGACATCTTTTAGAACCTGAGGCTTAATACTTAAAACCACAATATCACAATTATCAACTATATAATTATAGGCTGTACTTCTATCACTACTTAAATGAGCTATACCAAAATTTTCTTTTAAATATTGAAGTCTGGAATCTAAAATATCCATAACATAAATATCATCCGGTTCAAATAATTCCGTTGTTAAAAGTCCCTTAAGTATGGCTTCTCCCATTTGTCCTGTGCCAATAAATCCAATCTTCTTACCTAACTTACCCATATTTATCCTCCTAAATACCATAAAATTTCAACTAAAAACATCTTTTAAATATAGTTGATCCTATAAATATATAGTATATAGTATTTGGATAATTAATAAAAGATCTTTACTTTAATATGTTAAATCTGCTCTATACTTTGACACATTTCAGTTAAAATATCATTTAATTTACCTGCATCCTTTTCATTTGTAAGTATGGTAATATAATCTCCTGCACAAATAACAGTATTCCCCTTTGGTATTATGATTCCACATCCTCTCCTGATTTCTGTTATTAAACAATATTCAGGCCATATTATATTTCTTATCTCTTTTCCATCTAAATAACATCCCATGCAGACTGGAACTTCTAAAATAAATTTGGATTTTGTATTTTTAACTTTTAAATTTGTATTATTAATTAAAAATTTTTCAAGCAGTGAATCATAGATAGGTTTGGAACCTAATACATCTGCAACTAAATAAGCCACTATAGATACAATACTTAATGGAAGAAAATTGTTAAATCCTCCTGTCATCTCTGTGATCAATATGATACCTGTAATTGGAGATCTTACAACTGCAGTAAAATATCCTGCCATTCCTAGAATTACAAAATTATTTATATAGTTTGTATTAATATTTACTATATTAATAAGCAAACTTCCATACCCATATCCAATCAATGCTCCTATAGTAAGTACCGGAAGAAAAATCCCTCCTGGTGTTCCCGAGCCATAGCACAGCATAGTAAATAAAAACTTTACAATAATCAAAACTAAAATAAACTTTATAGTAAATGAGGTATTGGATAGAGACATTATGAGTGAATTGCCTCCTCCTAAAACTTGGGGTAAAAAAAATCCAAATATTATAGAAGCTACTAGAGGAAATACTGGATTAAATTCTTTTGGAATCCACTTTTGTTTAGAATATAAATACTGACTTTTTAAAAGGGAAATATTAAAAATTACTCCTGTAACACCCATTATAATTCCAAATAATAATATATAAAAATAATAATTTAAAGGAATAGTCGATATATGTTTAAAATTAAATACCGGGCTTAACCCTAAAAACCCGCCAGTTATAAAATCAGCAGATAATGCAGCCGAAAAAGCTGAAATTAAAATTAGTGGAGAAAAATTTTTGTGTATTTCCTCTAAAGCAAATATTGCCCCTGCCAGTGGTGCATTAAATGCTGCAGCAAGTCCCGCACTTGCTCCGCTTGTAATAAGATATTTTTCTTCTATATTTACCCTTTTAAAAATTCTACTTAGCCCCTGACCTACACAAGCTCCCAACTGTACTGAAGGTCCTTCCCTTCCAAGAGAAAGGCCAAATCCAATAGCAAGACTTCCACCTATAAATTTATTCAAAATCACTTTAAACCATTTCATCTCAAGTTTTCTTAGAACAGCTCCCTTAACTTGAGGAATACCACTTCCACCTACCATAGGATCCTTTTTAACCATAAAGCCTAATATATATCCCAAAATTATAAATAGTATTACCCACAAAGGTATAAAATACAACTTTAACAAAAGAATTTTATAAATTTTTCCAACATTTTCCCCTAATTTTTCTATGACAACCCTAAAAAGTACTATTATAAAACCGGTTATAATCCCTACAATTATACTTTCTCCTACCAACCTTATCTTTAAATTATGCCAATGAAATAATAAACTGGATTTATCTTTTTTATACAACTTATTCATATAATTTTTCCTGACTTTCTATATATCATTTAGGGTAATAACTTATCCAGAAGCGTAACAATACTGGTGCTATTAGCTAATTCTAGCCCTAGGATAAATAAAGTTGTGAACTTCAAGGAAAGAAACCTTTCTTTAAAGTTCACAACTTATGTCCATTACTGGCTTACTTTTCTTACAAATATCTGCTTCTGATTTTCTATTTTTATTACGTCTCCTCCCATAATGGCATTTCTGTTGCTGTCATATTTAGTAGTTCCAGCCACTCCTTCAAAACTGATATTCTTTAGGGCATCTTTTATTTTATCTCCTTCTGTACTTTTACCTTCTTTAATAGCAGCTATCAGTAAACTGCCTGCATTATAGGAACTAGCTGAAATGGCATCTGGTGCTTTATTATATTTCTTTTCATAATTCTCTTTGAATTTTACGTATGCAGGTGTAGTATCTCCTGTAGAAAAGAAATTGCTAAAATAGCCTCCATTAACTGCATCTCCTCCAATGTCAAATAAAGCTGGTGAATCCCATCCATCTCCACCAATAAAGGTAGATGTTATACCCAAATTCCTTGCCTGTTTTGCTATTAAAGCTACTGTACCATAGTAATCTGGTATAACCAGTACATCTGGATTAAGCTTTTTTATGTTGGTAAGCTGGGCACTAAAATCCTGATCTCCTGCATTAAAGGTAAGTGAAGCCAATACCTTTCCACCTGATTTTTCAAAATTAGTTGTAAAGAATTCATTAAGCCCCTTATCGTAGTCATTCCCTACATCATAAAGCACAGCTGCTGTTTTAGCCTTTACATCCTGGGTTGCTATATCTGCAATAATTGTTCCTTGAAAAGTATCATTAAATGTGGATGTAAATACATATTCTCCCCCATTTTTTGTTACTTTAGGGCTTGTACTTACAGATATCATTGGAATTTTATTAGATGTAGCAATAGGTCCCATGCTTATGGAACATTTGCTGGCATAGCTCCCAACTACCCCTACCACCTTATCATTATTAATTAATTTTTGTATGGCATTGGCAGAATTAGAAGGTTTATTTTCATCATCTTCAAAATAAAACTTTACCTTTTTGCCATTTATACCTCCACTGGCATTAGTTTCTTCCTCTAACATCTGCAGTGCATTTTTACACGCCTGTCCCATAACAGACACATCCCCTGTAAGTGGAAAAACTGCTCCTAATTTTATTTCCTCTGATTCAGATTGCTTTCCACATCCTGTCAGTACCACAGACCCTAGCACTAAAGCCATGGATATTGACAAAAACTTTTTTAACATGTATAAATCCCCCTTAAAAATTTTATAAATGATGCTTACTTAACTTAAAAATAGTATTATTATCCACAATAAAAGCTATCCAAGGTAAGCACTTTTTACTGATTCATTAACTAGTAATTCCCCTGCACTTCCTTTTAGAACTATTCTTCCAGTTTCTAAGACATAAGCTTTGCTGGCTATAGAAAGTGCCATATTGGCATTTTGCTCAACTAATAAAATAGTAGTACCTTTTTTATTAATGTCCTTTATTATATCAAATATTTGATGAACTATTATAGGTGCAAGTCCCATAGAGGGCTCATCCATAAGAAGAAGCTGTGGTTTTACCATAAGTGCCCTGGCTATGGCCAGCATTTGTTGTTCTCCTCCACTTAAAGTACCTGCAAGTTGTTCTTTTCTCTCTTTTAATATTGGAAATACCTCAAAAATAGTTTCATAATCCTTTTTTATGCCTGCTTTATCCTTTCTTATATAGGCACCTAACTGCAGATTCTCAGAAACAGTCAGATTTGAAAATACTCTCCTTCCTTCTAAAACATGAGAAATTCCTCTGGAGACTATTTTATAAGCAGGCACTTTATTTAAAGATTTCCCTTTAAATATCACTTCTCCTGATTTACAGGGATTCAACCCTGATATAGCCCTTAAAATTGATGTTTTCCCTGCCCCGTTAGCTCCTATTAAGGTAACGATTTCTCCTTCTTCCACCTCTAAAGATATATCTTTTAGTGCATGTATTACTCCATAGTATAAGTTCACATTATTCAGTTTCAACATCTATATTTTGACCTCCTCTCCTAAATAGGCACTTATAACTTTAGGATTCTTTTTTATTTCCTGAGGAGATCCCTTTGCAATCATCTGTCCATGGTCAAGTACCACAAGCCTTTCACATATTCCCATAACCAGCTTCATATCATGTTCAATTAAAAGTATTGAGATCTTGAATTCATCCCTTACCCATTTAATAAGTTCCATTAAATTTAAAGTTTCCTGCGGATTCATACCTGCTGCCGGTTCGTCTAAAAGCAGCACCTTGGGTTCTGTGGCAAGTGCCCTTACTATTTCAAGCTTTCGCTGCTGCCCATAGGGCAGATTCACTGCAAGTTCATCTTTTTTCTCCAGCAATCCAAATATCTTCAATAATTTTTCTGCATTTTCATCCATAGATTTTTCTTCTCTGTAGTATTTTGGCATTCTTAAAATGCACTGCCAAAAATTATATTTATCAAGATATGAAAATGAAATTTTTACATTATCAAGCACAGACATATGCTTAAACAACCTTATATTTTGAAAAGTACGTGCTATATGCTTTTTAGCCAATTCATGAGGTTTTAAATTAATAACTTTCCTCCCCAGAATTTCTATATATCCATCTGTAGGTTGGTATACACCTGTAAGCATATTAAAAACAGTAGTCTTTCCTGCTCCATTTGGGCCTATCAATCCAACGATCTCATTTTCATCAATATCCAGATTGAAATCAGAAACTGCTGTTAAACCACCAAATTTTATTGTTAAATCTTTAGCACTAAGCAGGGACATCATACTTTCCCTCCTTTTTATGTGATATTTTTTTCTTTGCAGAACTAACAATTTTTTTGAAAGAAATTTCTTTCATACCAAATACACCTTCCGGTCTAAATATCATCAGCGCAACAAGTGCCGCTGAATATATAACCATTCTATAATCAGCCACAGGTCTTAATATTTCCGGTAGAGAAGTCAGTATAGCTGTAGACAAAATGCAGCCGGATATACTACCCATTCCGCCAAATACCACATATGTAACTATATCAAAAGATTTCAAATAATCAAAAGATTTAGGATCTAAAAACATAAAATAATGGGCATATAAAACCCCTGCTATACCTGCAAAAAAAGAAGCTGTTACAAAAGCTATCATCTTATATTTAGTGGTATTTATTCCTATGGAACTTGACGCCAGTTCATCTTCTCTTATAGAAAGCATCGCCCGTCCATAAGAAGATTTCTTTATATTATAAGCAATTATTATAATGAGAATTGTGATAAAAAATACCATTGCAAAGCTGGTTTTTTTAGGTATTCCAGCCAATCCTTCAGCTCCACCTAATGTATTTGAATTTACTATGGCAATCCTTATTATTTCTCCAAATCCCAGAGTTGTTATAGCCAAATAGTCCCCTTTTAATCTCAATGTAGGAATACCTATGATGACTCCAAAAAAAGCTGCCATCAATCCTCCAGCTATTAATACCAAAAAAAAGGGCGCATCTAGTTTTAAAGTTAAAATAGCTGCAGTATATCCCCCTACGGACATAAATCCTGCATGTCCTAAAGCCAGCTGCCCTGTATACCCAACTATCATATTTAAACTCACTGCTAGTATTATATTTATACCTATAATAATCAATATTTGGACTACATACTCATCTATCATTTCCAGACTTATGAGAGTTTGAATTAAACCAAATACTATTAATACCACTGCTAATATAAATAATATATTTTTTCTATACTTCATATTAAACTCCCACCTACACTTTCTCATTAACTTTTTTACCAAGTAATCCACTAGGCTTAAATATAAGTATAATTATTAATATAATATAAGCTATACCATCTGAAAGTTTTGTAGATATAAAAGCTTTGGTAAATATTTCTGATATACCAAGTACAATTCCCCCCACCATAGCACCGGGGATAAGTCCTATACCTCCTACAACTGCCGCGATAAAAGCTTTAAGTCCCGGTATCATTCCCATATATGGATCTATTTTAGGATATGACATACCTATAAGAACCCCTGCTGCCGCCGCTAACGCAGAACCTATAGCAAAAGTTAAAGATATGGTATTGTTCACATTTATACCCATAAGTTCTGTAGCTTCCGTATCAAAAGACGCAGCTCTCATGGCCTTTCCTATTTTTGTTCTATAAACAATAATCTGCAGCAAAATAACTAATATA
This genomic interval from Clostridium kluyveri contains the following:
- a CDS encoding ClC family H(+)/Cl(-) exchange transporter codes for the protein MNKLYKKDKSSLLFHWHNLKIRLVGESIIVGIITGFIIVLFRVVIEKLGENVGKIYKILLLKLYFIPLWVILFIILGYILGFMVKKDPMVGGSGIPQVKGAVLRKLEMKWFKVILNKFIGGSLAIGFGLSLGREGPSVQLGACVGQGLSRIFKRVNIEEKYLITSGASAGLAAAFNAPLAGAIFALEEIHKNFSPLILISAFSAALSADFITGGFLGLSPVFNFKHISTIPLNYYFYILLFGIIMGVTGVIFNISLLKSQYLYSKQKWIPKEFNPVFPLVASIIFGFFLPQVLGGGNSLIMSLSNTSFTIKFILVLIIVKFLFTMLCYGSGTPGGIFLPVLTIGALIGYGYGSLLINIVNINTNYINNFVILGMAGYFTAVVRSPITGIILITEMTGGFNNFLPLSIVSIVAYLVADVLGSKPIYDSLLEKFLINNTNLKVKNTKSKFILEVPVCMGCYLDGKEIRNIIWPEYCLITEIRRGCGIIIPKGNTVICAGDYITILTNEKDAGKLNDILTEMCQSIEQI
- the proC gene encoding pyrroline-5-carboxylate reductase, yielding MGKLGKKIGFIGTGQMGEAILKGLLTTELFEPDDIYVMDILDSRLQYLKENFGIAHLSSDRSTAYNYIVDNCDIVVLSIKPQVLKDVVECIKSCNWDKEKHTVISIIGGINTSFIEKYLPEIPVVRVMPNTPMLVNIGASGVAPGKNASKEHAKLVHGMFEALGVSYLVEEKYIDSITAISGCGPAYVYMMIEAMADGGVELGLPREMAQTLAAQTVMGGAKMILDTGEHPGKLKDKVCSPGGSTIAGVRALEQGAFRGTIMNAIEAGKVRMEEVGKKEESNK
- a CDS encoding ABC transporter ATP-binding protein, translating into MLKLNNVNLYYGVIHALKDISLEVEEGEIVTLIGANGAGKTSILRAISGLNPCKSGEVIFKGKSLNKVPAYKIVSRGISHVLEGRRVFSNLTVSENLQLGAYIRKDKAGIKKDYETIFEVFPILKERKEQLAGTLSGGEQQMLAIARALMVKPQLLLMDEPSMGLAPIIVHQIFDIIKDINKKGTTILLVEQNANMALSIASKAYVLETGRIVLKGSAGELLVNESVKSAYLG
- the proB gene encoding glutamate 5-kinase; translation: MDNREKRLLNAKKIVIKVGTSTLINEDGVVDFHRIKNIVEEICYLQNQGKNMVLVTSGAIGVGVLKMGLERKPKNICEKQAAAAIGQGILLRIYEKEFAIYEKIIAQLLLTKNDLEDRDKCIHAQNTFNELLRRGVIPIINENDAVAVEEIKFGDNDTLSALIAKTIGADLLILLSDIDGLYSSDPRIDKNANMISYVDTITEDIESCGSDSRGDLGTGGMCTKIKAAKIALSSGVSMVIANGAKDNIIKDIVSCKKVGTLFAASK
- the ltaE gene encoding low-specificity L-threonine aldolase, translated to MWFIELRSDTATEPTQAMRDAMYKAEVGDDVYGDDPTVVELEKYAAKLMGKEAALFVPSGTFGNQLALFTHCRRGTEVILGEDSHIVVHEVGAPAVIAGVQLRTLKTKGGEMDIYEVRDAIRCKEDIHYPETSLICMENAYSDGRVLSLKNMNEVFNEAKKYNLPVHLDGARIFNAAAYLEVDVKDITKYCDSVMFCLSKGLCAPVGSILAGSKYFIQRARKGRKLMGGGMRQAGFLAAAGIVALKHMSGRLREDYENALFLGKELSKIPGIKVNLEDIHINMVFFDMSETGYDSNKLVEEFYKKGIKINPEENGKMRFVTNYWVSKEDIPYVVKTLKEIIL
- a CDS encoding ABC transporter substrate-binding protein encodes the protein MLKKFLSISMALVLGSVVLTGCGKQSESEEIKLGAVFPLTGDVSVMGQACKNALQMLEEETNASGGINGKKVKFYFEDDENKPSNSANAIQKLINNDKVVGVVGSYASKCSISMGPIATSNKIPMISVSTSPKVTKNGGEYVFTSTFNDTFQGTIIADIATQDVKAKTAAVLYDVGNDYDKGLNEFFTTNFEKSGGKVLASLTFNAGDQDFSAQLTNIKKLNPDVLVIPDYYGTVALIAKQARNLGITSTFIGGDGWDSPALFDIGGDAVNGGYFSNFFSTGDTTPAYVKFKENYEKKYNKAPDAISASSYNAGSLLIAAIKEGKSTEGDKIKDALKNISFEGVAGTTKYDSNRNAIMGGDVIKIENQKQIFVRKVSQ
- a CDS encoding branched-chain amino acid ABC transporter permease, with the protein product MKYRKNILFILAVVLIVFGLIQTLISLEMIDEYVVQILIIIGINIILAVSLNMIVGYTGQLALGHAGFMSVGGYTAAILTLKLDAPFFLVLIAGGLMAAFFGVIIGIPTLRLKGDYLAITTLGFGEIIRIAIVNSNTLGGAEGLAGIPKKTSFAMVFFITILIIIIAYNIKKSSYGRAMLSIREDELASSSIGINTTKYKMIAFVTASFFAGIAGVLYAHYFMFLDPKSFDYLKSFDIVTYVVFGGMGSISGCILSTAILTSLPEILRPVADYRMVIYSAALVALMIFRPEGVFGMKEISFKKIVSSAKKKISHKKEGKYDVPA
- a CDS encoding glutamate-5-semialdehyde dehydrogenase — encoded protein: MDIYDCILEKAKNANRAARTLSNMSTDIKNAALIKMAEELNKNKDDILKANMLDLEDAKSSGKNDAFIDRLTLNEDRIESMASGLMKVASLPDPIGEVTRMWKKSNGLNIGRVRVPLGTIGIIYEARPNVTVDAAALCVKSGNSVILKGGKEAINSNLAIYNAINKGAIEAGLPAGTIEFINITERKAVEVLMKLNEYVDVLIPRGGSGLIKSVVENSTVPVIETGIGNCHVYVDSSADLTMAENIVINAKTQRPGVCNAMETLLVHEAVAAEFIPHIAKTLNKMGVEIRGCLKTRKLIPDMRLATAEDYAQEFLDLILAVKIVSSVDEALDHIYKYGTKHSEAIVTNDYTSSQRFLREVDAAAVYVNASTRFTDGEEFGFGAEIGISTQKLHARGPMGLNELTTIKYIVYGEGQIRE
- a CDS encoding ABC transporter ATP-binding protein; its protein translation is MSLLSAKDLTIKFGGLTAVSDFNLDIDENEIVGLIGPNGAGKTTVFNMLTGVYQPTDGYIEILGRKVINLKPHELAKKHIARTFQNIRLFKHMSVLDNVKISFSYLDKYNFWQCILRMPKYYREEKSMDENAEKLLKIFGLLEKKDELAVNLPYGQQRKLEIVRALATEPKVLLLDEPAAGMNPQETLNLMELIKWVRDEFKISILLIEHDMKLVMGICERLVVLDHGQMIAKGSPQEIKKNPKVISAYLGEEVKI
- a CDS encoding methyl-accepting chemotaxis protein, whose product is MDNKGSILKSAIGMKLTLILIALTVIPITLLGLISYQKAQNIMEKRFQVTTEQTISEVNRGMDKYFDKFKEELDILSVNVDLTELHINPGNEPFLNSLLKDFEENNNDNRFVYYGTSTKRMYEWPYQELGKEYDPTVRPWYKEAVKNKGNIVVTNFYKDAETNMSIVTIAKTVEYNGEIVGVIAMDIDMDMDKLAEQLSNIKLGKEGYVFIVDKEGIILTHPDKTKINKDDARKMSYWKNVSANDKGFNDYIYNGQKKYNVFVTNKASGWKILGAIQQDELKNDIDIIRNAIIIFGVIAGMVSIIIALLLSKWISNNIIVLRNAFKKAASGDLTSKISNKSKDEFGQLANGFNSMIDEISMLINKLKESSSVIERSSKSIITSSGQTSQAVNEVATAIDGVAVGAVTQSKDIENAVCEIESLGAEIYNVVEVMQNIEKDSKNTKDISSEGLNTLEVLMDKSNNVRKTTLQVSDIVTDMSSYISKIEIITKTINGIAEQTNLLALNAAIEAARAGESGRGFAVVADEVRKLAEQSSKSTEEIKALIENISLITKTAVESMQGAAGIVNEQNKAAEDTKNIFNNIITTIQELTDRIDVIDSLINKTNKSKDKIIGTMQSISTVSEESASSTEQVSASTEEITAVMGEFTGYANNLNELSLKFKNDIDRFIVN